A single window of Camarhynchus parvulus chromosome 9, STF_HiC, whole genome shotgun sequence DNA harbors:
- the TCTEX1D2 gene encoding LOW QUALITY PROTEIN: tctex1 domain-containing protein 2 (The sequence of the model RefSeq protein was modified relative to this genomic sequence to represent the inferred CDS: deleted 2 bases in 1 codon), giving the protein MGELGPDEGAGGPRGPRAENTYSLRPGLQHRFKSSTVKECIRAILKEKLADVEYKPEEMPELTKSLSDTIKDRLKEEGFDRYKMVVQVVIGEQRGEGVNMAARCFWDADTDSCAHDVFMNDSLFCVVAAFGCFYY; this is encoded by the exons ATGGGCGAGCTGGGCCCGGACGAGGGGGCCGGGGGGCCGAGGGGGCCGAGA GCCGAGAACACGTACAGCCTGCGGCCCGGCCTCCAGCACCG ATTTAAGTCCTCCACAGTAAAAGAATGCATCCGTGCAATACTGAAGGAGAAGCTGGCCGATGTAGAGTACAAACCAGAAGAAATGCCTGAGCTGACAAAGTCTTTATCAGACACAATAAAAGACAGACTGAAAG aggAAGGATTTGACAGGTACAAGATGGTGGTGCAGGTTGTCAttggagagcagagaggagaaggagtCAA CATGGCTGCACGATGTTTCTGGGACGCTGACACTGACAGCTGTGCTCACGACGTGTTCATGAAC GACAGTCTGTTTTGTGTGGTGGCTGCATTTGGCTGCTTCTACTACTGA
- the PDCD1 gene encoding programmed cell death protein 1: MAPGASKKSWGSVEVALVDLCAILLCCGPMLTCCRRVTISPAVLTLPEGYKATFFCNISMENDSGSEYSLNWYKETNHSQAQKTAEISRYKPMTETEKYRLINHIPVFEIEILNLHQNDSGSYYCGLITFYEPDKVMESKRAQLIVTAAPQVNATDEPGMEEGNPSEHIKAMLLGILLLAGVVVLLIFGYLTFTYRRGDVQKPPSENMPVKEEKPPEVFVSTVDYGVLEFQRDQHSPVPPKTQPVEQTEYATIIFPEEKPVTPERGKKHREERTRQLPSQPC; encoded by the exons ATGGCTCCAGGTGCCTCAAAGAAGTCGTGGGGCAGCGTGGAGGTGGCCCTGGTTGACCTCTGTgccatcctgctctgctgtgggccGATGCTGACCTGCTGCCGCCGGG TGACCATCTCCCCAGCAGTGTTAACTCTCCCTGAAGGTTACAAAGCCACTTTCTTCTGCAACATCTCCATGGAGAATGACTCTGGTTCAGAGTACAGCCTCAATTGGTACAAGGAGACCAACCACAGCCAAGCCCAGAAAACTGCTGAGATCAGCCGATACAAGCCCATGACAGAGACAGAGAAGTACCGGCTCATCAACCACATTCCTGTCTTTGAGATTGAGATCCTGAACCTCCACCAGAATGACTCAGGCTCCTACTACTGTGGACTGATCACTTTCTATGAGCCCGATAAAGTGATGGAGAGCAAGAGGGCCCAGCTGATAGTCACAG CAGCCCCCCAGGTGAATGCTACTGACGAGCCGGGGATGGAGGAAGGCAACCCCTCAGAGCACATCAAGGCCATGCTCCTGGGCATCCTCCTGCTGGCTGGAGTGGTTGTGCTGCTGATCTTCGGCTACCTCACCTTCACATACAGGAGAGGAG ATGTGCAGAAACCACCGAGTGAAAACATGCCAGTG aaggaagagaagcCCCCCGAGGTGTTTGTATCCACTGTGGACTATGGTGTGCTGGAGTTTCAGCGGGACCAGCACAGCCCGGTGCCCCCCAAGACTCAGCCAGTTGAGCAGACTGAATATGCCACCATCATCTTCCCTGAGGAGAAACCTGTCACACCGGAGCGTGGCAAGAAACACCGGGAGGAGAGGACTCGACAGCTGCCATCACAGCCGTGCTGA